In Gammaproteobacteria bacterium, one genomic interval encodes:
- the murJ gene encoding murein biosynthesis integral membrane protein MurJ, whose amino-acid sequence MSKNLVKSTSVVVGMTSISRVFGFIRDMVTAAAFGAGASFDAFSIAFKIPNFMRRLFAEGSFSQAFVPVLAQYQRTQSKDEAQRFIDAIAGTLGIVLLIVTVAGMLFSPMIIRVFAPGFAIDGDRFDLAVTMLRITFPYLFFISLTAFSGAILNTYNRFWVAAFTPVFLNLCMISAALWFAPHLKIPITGLAWGVFLAGIVQFLFQLPFLKILKLLPRPYINFKDPGVRRVLKLMLPALFGVSVGQINLLVDSLFASLLAVGSISWLYYSDRLMEFPLGVFGVAISTVILPNLSRHQAMQSEESYALTIDWALRAVLLIGIPATMVLFVAGGPMLATLFQYGKFSPHDVLMAKQSLMAFAIGITPFMLVKILAAGFYAKQDMKTPVRIGVIAMVANIVLNLIFIIPLAHAGIALATSCAAIINTGCLLYFLFVKNYYRARSGWRVFGLRLLLANLVLGTWLFFGEGAMSDWLSQTAAWRFTHLIYLLGFAAILYLATLWVAGLRPHHLLIREQQLISS is encoded by the coding sequence ATGAGTAAAAACTTAGTTAAATCTACATCAGTTGTTGTTGGTATGACATCCATCTCACGTGTCTTTGGTTTCATTAGAGATATGGTGACCGCAGCCGCTTTTGGTGCAGGTGCATCTTTCGATGCTTTTTCCATTGCATTTAAAATTCCTAATTTTATGCGACGATTATTTGCTGAAGGATCGTTTTCACAAGCTTTCGTTCCCGTCCTTGCACAATATCAAAGAACTCAATCAAAAGATGAGGCGCAACGGTTTATTGATGCTATTGCCGGTACGCTCGGCATTGTGCTCCTGATTGTTACAGTGGCTGGTATGCTGTTTTCACCCATGATCATCCGTGTGTTTGCTCCAGGCTTTGCAATTGATGGGGATCGGTTTGATTTAGCGGTTACGATGTTGCGAATTACTTTCCCTTATCTTTTTTTTATTTCTCTAACAGCATTTTCTGGTGCGATCTTAAATACTTACAATCGTTTTTGGGTTGCAGCTTTTACGCCTGTATTTTTAAATCTTTGCATGATTAGTGCTGCTTTGTGGTTTGCACCTCATTTAAAGATTCCTATCACTGGTCTTGCTTGGGGGGTATTTCTTGCAGGGATAGTGCAATTTCTTTTTCAACTTCCATTTTTAAAAATCTTAAAATTACTACCACGTCCCTATATCAATTTTAAAGATCCGGGCGTTCGGCGTGTGTTGAAACTGATGTTACCTGCTTTATTCGGGGTATCAGTGGGTCAAATTAATTTACTTGTGGACAGTTTGTTTGCTTCATTATTAGCAGTCGGTAGCATATCTTGGCTTTATTATTCTGATCGTTTAATGGAGTTTCCTTTAGGCGTTTTTGGTGTTGCGATTTCAACGGTGATACTCCCTAATCTTTCACGTCATCAAGCAATGCAATCCGAAGAGTCTTATGCTCTAACGATCGATTGGGCTTTACGAGCTGTGTTACTCATTGGTATTCCTGCGACGATGGTGTTGTTTGTTGCGGGAGGGCCGATGCTTGCTACGCTTTTTCAGTATGGTAAATTTAGTCCGCATGATGTCTTGATGGCAAAACAAAGTTTAATGGCATTTGCCATTGGTATTACACCTTTCATGCTTGTGAAAATTTTAGCAGCAGGCTTTTACGCGAAACAAGATATGAAAACGCCGGTGCGAATTGGTGTCATTGCAATGGTTGCTAATATTGTTTTAAATCTTATCTTTATTATCCCTCTCGCACATGCTGGCATTGCCCTTGCAACATCATGTGCAGCAATTATCAATACGGGTTGTTTGCTTTATTTTTTATTCGTCAAAAATTATTATCGTGCGCGTTCGGGTTGGAGAGTTTTTGGTTTACGTTTACTTCTTGCTAATTTGGTTCTCGGTACCTGGCTTTTCTTTGGGGAGGGAGCGATGTCAGACTGGTTGAGTCAAACTGCAGCTTGGCGATTTACCCACTTAATTTACTTATTGGGATTTGCAGCTATTCTTTATCTCGCAACGTTATGGGTCGCAGGCTTACGTCCGCATCATTTGTTAATTCGCGAACAGCAATTGATATCTTCTTAA
- a CDS encoding segregation/condensation protein A, whose protein sequence is MSELAANRALEDETPELIALSPFATIKGQAVIDLPKDLYIPPDAMKVFLEAFEGPLDFLLYLIRKQNIDILDIPVASVTRQYMEYIGLMTNLSLELAAEYLVMAAILTEIKSRMLLPRPEIESTEEDPRAELVRRLQEYERYKQAAEDLDKLPRLMRDHFPILVASDHLTVVKPEPHVALPDLVNALMDVLKRAKLSVDHHISMETISVREKMTHILTSLQEQNHLPFDQLFNLQEGRLGIVVTFLAMLELLKQSLIEFVQATDFAPIYLNTKSA, encoded by the coding sequence CGATCAAGGGACAGGCCGTTATCGATTTGCCTAAAGATCTTTATATTCCGCCCGATGCAATGAAAGTTTTTCTCGAAGCATTTGAGGGGCCGCTCGATTTTTTGCTATATCTGATCCGTAAACAAAATATTGATATTCTTGATATTCCTGTGGCTTCCGTTACTCGGCAATACATGGAATACATCGGCTTAATGACGAATTTGTCCTTGGAACTCGCCGCGGAGTACCTCGTGATGGCCGCTATTTTAACTGAAATTAAATCACGGATGCTACTGCCACGACCGGAAATTGAAAGTACAGAGGAAGACCCGCGCGCAGAACTGGTAAGACGCCTTCAAGAGTATGAGCGCTATAAACAAGCTGCTGAAGATTTAGATAAACTTCCACGCCTGATGCGCGATCATTTTCCTATCTTGGTTGCATCTGATCACTTGACGGTTGTTAAACCTGAACCCCATGTTGCCCTCCCGGATTTAGTCAATGCGTTAATGGATGTTCTAAAACGCGCTAAGCTCTCGGTGGATCATCACATTAGTATGGAAACCATTTCAGTTCGTGAAAAAATGACGCATATTTTAACCTCGCTTCAGGAGCAAAATCATTTACCCTTTGATCAATTATTTAACCTCCAAGAAGGGCGCTTAGGTATCGTCGTCACTTTTTTGGCAATGCTCGAGTTACTTAAGCAAAGTTTGATTGAATTTGTGCAAGCAACTGATTTCGCTCCCATTTATTTAAATACAAAATCAGCTTAA